The Leptospira sp. WS39.C2 genome contains a region encoding:
- a CDS encoding metal-sensitive transcriptional regulator → MSLSDNQTKLIHRINRIQGQLEAIKNTIVTEEQDCEKAILLLKAAHQAMKKFGEAYIHEYMDTCFKEKKSTQNIESDVKKAISAAFSL, encoded by the coding sequence ATGAGCCTTTCCGATAACCAAACAAAACTCATCCACCGCATCAATCGTATCCAAGGGCAGCTGGAAGCGATTAAAAATACCATCGTGACAGAAGAACAGGACTGTGAAAAAGCGATCCTGCTTCTGAAAGCAGCCCACCAAGCCATGAAAAAGTTTGGAGAGGCTTACATTCATGAATATATGGATACCTGTTTCAAAGAAAAGAAGTCCACTCAAAACATCGAATCTGATGTAAAAAAAGCCATTTCTGCCGCTTTCTCTCTCTAA
- a CDS encoding DUF2892 domain-containing protein, with the protein MFLASTKTWYLERLVFLIAGVFSLVGVSLGTYVSSWWFLLNLLVGINLVVFSTIGFCPMAILLNKLGVEPKVKE; encoded by the coding sequence ATGTTCTTAGCTTCAACAAAAACATGGTATTTAGAGCGATTGGTATTTCTCATCGCTGGTGTGTTTAGTCTCGTGGGTGTTTCACTTGGAACCTATGTTTCCAGTTGGTGGTTTTTATTAAACTTACTTGTTGGAATCAACTTGGTTGTCTTTTCAACCATTGGTTTTTGTCCCATGGCTATCCTTTTAAACAAATTAGGTGTAGAACCAAAGGTTAAGGAATAA
- a CDS encoding TolC family protein: protein MKYFTSFLLLVTPIFLSAEGVGFNELWKRIEENSSARKSKYLEWKAGEIAKDRSDKHWLPRVYADLRTFQTNDPTLNFMGKLSQRSASDSDFSTASTRNRPGNFLDSNNQPYTTLNSDSMNLFAKDTLNYPGSHQYSRGTLGMDLPLYEGGSGKTFAAMNEKRSTGLKFEWLAIRDREYAQAGFYYRAIQSLYEYKQRLEQIKKIESRFQSNYSLGNKGNPVGYAGYLALKSIKNQIVILEKQSELQINDYKETLFVLSDLPLTDLEIVESDLNTFLDTYFKRPVGYERSNQMNAQIKYAEGEKLKADMEMAKFLPKLGAYSEAYGYQGSRNISNAYQAGVYLQMNLYNPKDMGAVDEAKLNAEATLKKMEEKTKEEEAHVKSLIQKEITLKESLELIRENVKYQEEQVINMQRLFQSGAINAIQFAETLNKSLELSRVLMETEIGMLQVRTEVSIFSKKEDIYETTGRN from the coding sequence ATGAAATATTTCACTAGCTTTCTTCTTTTGGTGACACCGATTTTTCTTTCTGCGGAAGGTGTCGGATTTAATGAACTCTGGAAACGAATCGAAGAAAATTCATCTGCAAGAAAATCCAAATATTTGGAGTGGAAAGCTGGTGAAATTGCAAAAGATAGATCCGACAAACACTGGTTACCTCGAGTGTATGCAGATCTTAGAACTTTCCAAACCAATGATCCAACACTCAACTTTATGGGTAAACTAAGCCAACGGAGTGCTTCTGATTCAGATTTTTCGACAGCTTCAACTCGAAATCGACCAGGCAATTTTTTAGATTCAAATAACCAACCTTATACGACTCTCAATTCAGATTCAATGAATCTATTTGCAAAGGATACTTTGAATTATCCAGGGAGCCATCAATATTCTCGAGGGACCTTAGGTATGGATTTACCACTTTACGAAGGTGGATCTGGGAAAACTTTTGCGGCTATGAATGAAAAGAGGAGTACTGGATTAAAGTTTGAGTGGTTAGCCATTCGGGATCGTGAATATGCCCAAGCTGGTTTTTATTACAGAGCCATCCAATCTTTGTATGAATATAAGCAAAGGCTCGAACAAATCAAAAAAATAGAAAGTCGATTCCAATCCAACTATTCCTTGGGGAATAAAGGAAATCCAGTTGGGTATGCGGGATACCTTGCATTAAAATCGATCAAAAACCAAATCGTCATCCTTGAGAAACAATCTGAGTTACAAATCAATGATTATAAGGAAACTTTATTTGTATTATCTGATCTACCCCTAACTGATTTGGAAATTGTAGAATCAGATCTAAATACATTTTTAGATACTTACTTCAAACGACCTGTTGGTTATGAAAGATCAAACCAAATGAATGCTCAAATCAAATATGCTGAGGGTGAAAAACTGAAAGCAGATATGGAGATGGCAAAATTTTTACCGAAACTCGGAGCTTATTCAGAAGCATACGGATACCAGGGTAGTCGAAATATCTCCAATGCCTACCAGGCCGGTGTGTATTTACAAATGAATCTTTATAATCCTAAAGATATGGGGGCCGTTGATGAAGCAAAATTAAACGCTGAAGCGACTCTCAAAAAAATGGAAGAAAAAACAAAAGAAGAAGAAGCACATGTTAAATCTTTGATTCAAAAAGAAATCACACTCAAAGAAAGTTTAGAACTCATAAGAGAAAATGTAAAATACCAAGAAGAACAAGTCATTAACATGCAAAGGTTATTCCAAAGTGGAGCGATCAATGCCATTCAATTTGCGGAAACACTCAACAAATCATTAGAGTTATCACGTGTTCTCATGGAGACAGAGATTGGAATGTTACAAGTAAGAACGGAAGTATCAATATTTTCAAAAAAGGAAGACATATATGAAACCACTGGAAGAAATTAG
- a CDS encoding efflux RND transporter permease subunit, with amino-acid sequence MKPLEEIRAGFAGKLAETFLHSRLTPVIAIASLVLGLFAVYLTPKEEEPQISVPMVDILIPSPGFSPEETERKVTEPIERAVWGLEGVEYIYSTSKWHGSYITVRFKVGEPIEPSLLKIHHKLMEVKTILPKNTLTPTVKSYSIDDVPFLALSFSAESLNDYELRQKVAPLARELSSTPDLASVQMLGGLKKTVRVKINPDLLSRFGVTSIEVAESLKHNDALIPAGKNWSSESVLDTEVGGVLKNIADVKRLPVAQRGGRVVRIQDLAQVEEGPEERTRASLLYDKSLGESKRNAVTIVFAKRKGTNVVNLSKDLIERAELFQKDLPKEISLSVIRDYGSTAEDKSHELIEHLLIATISVTVLIALWMGWRSALVVAIAIPVTLALTLAIYYFLGYTLNRVTLFALIFSIGILVDDAIVVVENIERHLEENPKLGIIRATLIAVSEVGNPTILATFTVIAAILPMAFVRGLMGPYMKPIPVGASLAMILSLIVAFVITPWASVRLLKETHTHSDKEVGHKVSKLDQLYIKFTNWLLGTKKNASLFGAITIGLLVISMAFVAFKWVKVKMLPFDNKEEFQVLIDYETKTTLKESMSQSEGLAKILLTNPNVEKIQIFGGEAAPFSFSGMVKHSFLRNLDSMNDLQIILKNKNDRKESSHEIIESLRGEIKSFGKDHNAVTKVLEIPPGPPVMATMVAEVYGPTVSERKKVAEEIFQIFKEEPSVVDLDTSLRNGRPKMVYPIDFEKSGLYGIKTSALAYTGTILFSESPLVSLATANEPEEVSIQLSVKQNIRSSKSPFQNQNIMSMESGVVSSERVLGNPYLEEDRALFRKNLKPVNYVMSELSGEEEAPVYGMLKLAPKIKYETQTADVPWNTTKPVIKWDGEWFITYEVFRDLGGAFAVVILLIYVLVLGWFKSYTVPLVIMAPIPISLIGILPGHWVMGAYFTATSMIGFIAGAGIIVRNSIILVDFIEGEISKGVPLKDAVVHAGVVRFRPMLLTASAVVVGSFVMLFDPIFQGLAISLMFGEIAATVLSRFAVPVLYYWFIGKSRQGVIKHG; translated from the coding sequence ATGAAACCACTGGAAGAAATTAGAGCAGGTTTCGCAGGCAAACTTGCGGAAACTTTTTTGCATTCTAGGCTAACTCCTGTCATCGCCATTGCGAGTTTGGTTCTTGGTTTATTTGCAGTGTATTTGACACCGAAAGAAGAAGAACCTCAAATTTCGGTTCCAATGGTTGATATCCTAATTCCAAGTCCTGGTTTTTCACCAGAAGAAACGGAAAGAAAAGTAACAGAACCTATTGAAAGAGCGGTTTGGGGACTGGAAGGAGTAGAATACATTTATTCCACTAGCAAATGGCATGGTAGTTATATCACGGTTCGTTTCAAAGTGGGGGAACCTATTGAACCTTCCCTTTTGAAAATCCATCACAAACTGATGGAGGTAAAAACAATTTTACCAAAAAATACACTTACTCCGACTGTGAAGTCATATTCGATAGATGATGTCCCATTTTTAGCGTTAAGTTTTAGTGCCGAGTCATTAAATGATTATGAACTTAGACAAAAAGTTGCTCCCTTAGCCCGTGAACTGTCATCAACACCTGATCTTGCAAGTGTGCAAATGTTAGGTGGACTTAAAAAAACGGTGCGAGTAAAAATAAATCCAGATTTACTCTCAAGATTTGGCGTAACCTCTATTGAAGTAGCTGAAAGTTTAAAACATAACGATGCCCTCATTCCAGCTGGGAAAAATTGGTCATCGGAATCCGTTTTGGATACAGAAGTTGGTGGTGTATTAAAGAATATAGCCGATGTAAAACGATTACCTGTAGCCCAACGCGGAGGTAGGGTAGTTCGTATCCAAGATTTGGCTCAAGTAGAAGAAGGTCCAGAGGAACGAACACGAGCTTCTTTATTGTATGATAAATCCCTCGGCGAATCCAAACGAAATGCGGTTACAATCGTATTTGCAAAACGAAAGGGAACCAACGTAGTAAACCTCTCTAAGGACCTAATTGAAAGAGCCGAACTATTTCAAAAAGATTTACCAAAAGAAATTTCTTTAAGTGTGATTCGAGATTACGGAAGTACGGCGGAAGACAAATCACATGAACTCATTGAACATTTGTTAATCGCTACAATTTCTGTGACAGTCCTCATTGCTTTATGGATGGGTTGGAGGTCAGCTCTCGTGGTTGCGATTGCAATTCCTGTCACTTTGGCACTAACTCTTGCAATTTATTATTTTCTTGGATATACACTGAACCGAGTGACACTCTTTGCTTTGATTTTCTCCATAGGGATTCTCGTGGATGATGCCATTGTTGTGGTGGAAAATATCGAAAGGCATTTGGAAGAAAATCCAAAACTTGGGATCATTCGTGCAACACTCATTGCTGTTTCTGAAGTGGGAAATCCAACTATCTTGGCTACATTCACTGTAATCGCTGCGATTTTACCGATGGCGTTTGTGCGAGGACTTATGGGTCCTTATATGAAACCAATTCCTGTTGGTGCAAGTCTTGCGATGATTTTATCTCTTATCGTGGCATTCGTGATTACACCTTGGGCATCAGTGCGTTTATTAAAAGAAACACATACCCACTCTGATAAGGAAGTTGGCCATAAAGTATCAAAACTAGACCAACTCTATATAAAGTTCACTAACTGGTTGTTGGGTACAAAGAAAAATGCAAGTCTCTTTGGTGCCATTACTATTGGTTTACTTGTTATTTCGATGGCCTTTGTTGCTTTCAAATGGGTTAAAGTGAAGATGTTACCTTTTGATAACAAAGAAGAATTCCAAGTATTGATTGATTATGAAACAAAAACAACTTTGAAAGAGAGTATGTCTCAGTCGGAAGGGTTGGCAAAAATTTTATTAACCAATCCGAATGTGGAAAAAATCCAAATCTTTGGGGGAGAAGCGGCTCCGTTTTCTTTCTCTGGAATGGTGAAACACTCGTTTCTTCGTAATTTGGATTCCATGAATGACTTACAAATTATTTTAAAAAATAAAAATGATCGTAAGGAATCAAGTCATGAAATCATAGAATCTCTTCGTGGGGAAATCAAATCCTTTGGTAAAGATCATAATGCTGTGACGAAGGTTTTAGAAATCCCTCCAGGTCCACCGGTGATGGCCACAATGGTAGCGGAAGTTTATGGTCCTACTGTCTCGGAACGAAAAAAAGTCGCCGAAGAGATATTCCAAATCTTTAAGGAAGAACCGAGTGTTGTTGATTTGGATACTTCGTTACGTAATGGTAGGCCAAAAATGGTTTATCCAATCGATTTTGAAAAATCAGGTCTTTATGGAATCAAAACTTCTGCTCTTGCTTATACGGGAACGATCCTATTTTCAGAATCACCTCTTGTAAGTTTGGCGACGGCAAATGAACCAGAAGAAGTCTCAATCCAATTATCAGTGAAACAAAACATTCGTAGTTCGAAGTCACCATTCCAAAACCAAAATATCATGTCTATGGAATCGGGTGTTGTTTCCTCCGAACGAGTGTTAGGAAATCCTTACCTCGAAGAAGACCGTGCTCTTTTTCGTAAAAACTTAAAGCCAGTCAATTATGTGATGAGTGAACTTTCTGGTGAAGAAGAAGCACCTGTTTATGGGATGTTAAAACTAGCACCTAAAATCAAGTATGAGACACAAACAGCGGATGTTCCATGGAATACGACAAAACCTGTGATCAAATGGGATGGCGAATGGTTCATCACTTATGAAGTGTTCAGAGACTTAGGAGGAGCCTTTGCTGTGGTAATCCTACTCATCTATGTTTTGGTACTTGGATGGTTTAAAAGTTACACAGTGCCTCTTGTCATTATGGCACCAATTCCTATCTCTCTCATTGGAATTTTACCTGGCCATTGGGTGATGGGGGCATATTTTACCGCAACATCTATGATTGGATTCATTGCAGGTGCAGGCATTATTGTTCGAAACTCCATCATCCTTGTAGATTTCATCGAAGGAGAGATAAGTAAGGGTGTTCCGTTAAAAGATGCCGTTGTTCATGCAGGTGTGGTTCGGTTCAGGCCAATGTTACTGACAGCTTCTGCTGTTGTCGTGGGTTCCTTTGTGATGTTATTTGATCCAATCTTCCAAGGTCTTGCCATCTCACTTATGTTTGGTGAAATAGCTGCTACTGTGCTTAGCCGGTTTGCTGTCCCAGTACTCTACTATTGGTTCATTGGGAAATCCAGACAAGGTGTGATCAAACACGGATAA
- a CDS encoding ATP-binding protein yields the protein MVPTLNLYSFFYFGLSLVSGIAYIYFRSRKEDLTPSFRGLLIPLLSLFFWSIAWSICNSFLHHFTAYVFVFLKNPAILVLGVSTAELAFRFQKDLFPRWRIWSLRIQTGLAVTAGVCNGIGFFFRKIRFDPKMEFYVPLQSSDNSLIQFSILSIAIVLCLILVNTLAALFAKYKILDGIKKKATGGFILAIIGILSLAFADILVDLNYVSKPTYLFILTNLTIIIMTILVLVSLNQDTVPSTVGFKIMTFNLTILYLILSIVANFLFNRFRIDIQNEMSREKHNIKTQLELGTMYPFVYLSDLVVDIQDQNFRINKIGYAKNQIESINTRTPSYETFKVDTFSNDPSGIYWTSDFFAKNHHFLIAIPYIEYREKVHQTVVWLIITLLFSIFTIFMLYPLLHKTSIVFPLTRLLSGIRRMQSGDLFVSVEVSSKDEIGELSKSFNEMISIVREARFQLEQKIEERTVSLNNTILELRDTQEQLLHAERMSTLGKIAASVAHEINNPLAAIKGSIQFIKDSQFSEEKVELSKLEILADELIDAFKNKKRSEVTSRFKRKRELTTFFRSKQIQDPISLADTCFDFHIEEIPTNFYELFESKEGIEAFQTRLNEHVIRFHLGIIETAVERASKIVFALKHHSYSGPKESQKILSLREGIESVLSMYSKSWKPHVELVWKGEGDPKVLGHADELVQVWTNLVYNSYQACPSEKGRISISLKESGTDAYISIEDNGKGIPEEILPRIFEPFFTTKELGMGTGLGLSIVQKIIENHQGKIQVESRPGKTLFTITLPLANT from the coding sequence TTGGTACCAACTCTCAACTTATACAGTTTCTTCTACTTTGGCCTCAGTTTGGTGAGTGGGATCGCCTACATTTACTTTCGCTCTCGTAAGGAAGACCTGACTCCCAGTTTTCGAGGGTTACTCATTCCCCTTTTGAGTTTATTTTTCTGGTCCATAGCCTGGTCTATTTGTAATTCCTTCCTACACCATTTCACTGCCTATGTATTTGTTTTTTTGAAAAATCCAGCCATCCTTGTTTTAGGTGTTTCTACTGCTGAACTTGCCTTCCGATTCCAAAAGGATTTATTCCCTCGATGGCGGATTTGGAGTTTACGAATCCAAACTGGGCTTGCAGTGACTGCAGGTGTTTGTAATGGGATTGGATTCTTTTTTCGTAAAATTCGATTTGATCCCAAAATGGAATTCTATGTTCCACTACAATCTTCCGATAACAGTTTGATTCAATTTTCTATTTTGTCGATTGCGATTGTTTTATGTTTGATTCTTGTAAACACACTTGCCGCACTTTTTGCAAAATACAAAATACTAGATGGAATCAAAAAAAAAGCCACAGGTGGTTTTATATTAGCGATCATAGGTATTTTAAGTTTAGCCTTCGCAGACATTCTTGTAGATTTAAATTATGTTAGTAAACCAACATATCTTTTTATATTAACAAACCTAACCATCATCATTATGACGATCCTTGTTTTGGTATCACTTAACCAAGACACTGTCCCTTCCACCGTTGGATTCAAAATTATGACATTCAACTTAACCATTTTGTATTTGATACTTTCGATTGTTGCTAATTTTTTATTCAATCGATTTCGTATCGATATCCAAAATGAAATGAGCCGAGAAAAACATAACATCAAAACCCAACTTGAACTTGGGACAATGTATCCTTTCGTATATTTATCTGATCTTGTTGTTGATATCCAAGACCAAAACTTTAGGATCAATAAAATAGGTTATGCAAAAAACCAAATTGAATCCATAAACACTAGAACTCCATCGTATGAAACATTCAAAGTAGACACCTTTTCCAACGATCCTTCGGGCATTTATTGGACTTCTGATTTTTTTGCGAAAAACCACCATTTTTTAATAGCAATTCCTTACATTGAATACAGAGAAAAAGTTCACCAAACGGTAGTTTGGCTAATCATAACTTTACTTTTTTCTATATTTACGATCTTTATGTTATACCCACTTTTACATAAAACAAGTATTGTATTCCCTCTCACTCGACTTTTATCAGGGATTAGGAGGATGCAATCTGGTGATTTATTTGTTTCGGTAGAAGTTTCCAGTAAGGATGAAATTGGCGAACTTTCAAAAAGTTTCAATGAGATGATTTCAATTGTTAGAGAAGCGAGGTTTCAACTCGAACAAAAAATCGAAGAACGAACTGTTTCGTTAAATAATACAATTTTGGAATTACGTGATACCCAAGAACAGCTATTACATGCCGAAAGGATGTCTACTCTAGGAAAAATTGCAGCTAGTGTTGCACACGAAATTAATAATCCATTGGCAGCAATCAAAGGAAGTATCCAATTCATAAAAGATAGCCAGTTTTCAGAAGAAAAAGTTGAACTATCTAAACTTGAAATCCTTGCGGATGAATTGATTGATGCTTTTAAAAATAAAAAAAGATCAGAAGTGACTTCTCGTTTCAAAAGAAAACGGGAACTAACAACTTTTTTTCGTTCGAAACAAATCCAAGATCCTATATCACTCGCTGACACATGTTTTGATTTTCACATTGAAGAAATACCAACTAACTTTTATGAATTATTTGAATCAAAAGAAGGGATCGAGGCATTCCAAACTAGACTAAACGAACATGTGATACGTTTCCATTTAGGAATCATTGAAACGGCTGTCGAACGTGCTTCTAAAATTGTATTCGCGTTAAAACATCATTCCTACTCAGGCCCTAAAGAAAGCCAAAAAATACTCTCGTTAAGAGAAGGGATCGAATCTGTCCTCAGTATGTATTCCAAAAGTTGGAAACCTCATGTAGAATTGGTTTGGAAAGGAGAAGGAGATCCGAAAGTTTTAGGACACGCGGACGAACTTGTCCAAGTTTGGACCAATTTGGTTTATAACTCCTACCAAGCATGCCCAAGCGAAAAAGGAAGGATTTCCATTTCACTTAAAGAATCCGGAACAGATGCCTACATTTCCATCGAAGACAATGGGAAAGGCATTCCCGAAGAAATTCTACCGCGGATTTTCGAACCCTTTTTCACAACAAAAGAATTGGGGATGGGGACTGGTCTCGGTTTGTCCATCGTCCAAAAAATCATCGAAAACCACCAAGGGAAAATCCAAGTAGAAAGCCGACCAGGGAAAACCCTCTTCACCATCACCCTCCCCCTAGCAAATACCTAG
- a CDS encoding lytic transglycosylase domain-containing protein, with translation MRKQTKILRKLLPLLLVMVFLFESYGKINPSGHSPVFSQSKLKLHYLIAKNRPGLSKRERMDLVQVIERASYHLRFPKQMSLQPKEPIDKLGFLVGLIQTESQFQTRAKSHKGALGLMQVMPETAKWLAKKEGISFGSEKELYEPEMNLLIGVLYLNYLLERTDSIEAALLAYNAGLGGYKRFGGVPAYSRTVYKYYEGWKQMPIPTEIPISESLASLFSI, from the coding sequence ATGCGAAAACAAACCAAAATTTTACGAAAACTACTCCCACTTTTGTTGGTAATGGTATTTCTTTTTGAATCTTACGGTAAAATCAATCCATCTGGGCATTCGCCTGTCTTTTCCCAATCGAAGTTGAAATTACATTATCTCATCGCAAAGAACCGCCCTGGTTTATCGAAAAGAGAAAGAATGGATTTAGTCCAAGTGATCGAACGGGCTTCCTACCACCTGCGTTTTCCAAAACAAATGAGCCTACAACCGAAGGAACCGATCGACAAATTAGGTTTTTTAGTGGGCCTCATCCAAACGGAATCACAATTCCAAACACGAGCGAAATCTCATAAAGGAGCACTTGGGCTTATGCAGGTGATGCCTGAGACAGCTAAGTGGCTCGCAAAAAAAGAAGGGATTTCCTTTGGATCTGAAAAAGAACTATATGAACCAGAAATGAATCTTTTAATTGGTGTTCTTTATTTAAACTATCTTTTAGAACGCACCGATTCTATCGAAGCAGCTTTGTTAGCTTATAATGCAGGACTTGGTGGATACAAACGTTTTGGTGGTGTTCCTGCGTATTCACGAACAGTATACAAATATTATGAAGGTTGGAAACAAATGCCAATCCCAACCGAAATTCCAATTTCTGAATCTTTGGCGAGTCTCTTTTCCATTTAA
- a CDS encoding penicillin acylase family protein — protein MYNTIKKFIKKRPIISLLLLLVLTLPVTLHLLFWGLVSLKAPKYQGEIRSEKLNSKATVIRDGVGIPHIVGEDAKSAYFALGFTMAQDRIFQMELQRRIGKGELTEIFGEKLIPSDQFLKSLLLKQTAENYANQTKHIYPEAWEQLDWFLEGVNHFLETESLPIEYTILGIKPRPFDRVDAISFLFYMGFSFAEGIKSDSLYTIMESELAGRSASELFPRYDFEPNASILETQPGVKKLSANQPNPPNGGLHLNHLPKENSTQGSLVKSNHDVTNLKQLVTFVSSLSLPIEPLEGSNSWLVAPSRSASGGAVLANDPHIALSNPGAWYEAYIEYPGYENYGYFLSIIPFPLIAHNRDKAWGLTMLEQDDVNLYQETIETGKYKSGSSWKDLTYYKDEIKQKDGSTIPFEIPITNHGPIITEHIKGYKGRPVSLYWAHHHLDNPLLDVLYKMGKSKSFQELDSASSMIGAPGLNFSYADKDGNIAYYAVGRFPILKSGNPRKILEGSTGENDVIGYVPSRDNPKIINPKNGIIVTANNLVTTGRLPGLGKPEGNWQPPDRFQRLVGILETQEKWSLEELAAIQTDTVSSFAPEYLEIVFSSVNVPKTLGGKKVLEILKNWNFEHFPESQGAAVYDVFFYLTMKELLIDEMGPEHFELYGDMAEYWNAYRRFIRNPQSNYWDDLRTPNVVETRTDILNRSIEETAKYLEKHVSASPSLWKWKHLYQIKHPHPLGVLPLIGGVFNIGPMPSAGGAEVVNNLKYKLMKEDWTAVAGPSKRRVIDYGRFEESVTQLPIGNSGNLGSPFYGNLVEDYNNGVHRKILYSKNQVGDGKYRLEFQPK, from the coding sequence ATGTACAATACAATTAAAAAATTCATCAAAAAAAGACCAATTATTAGTCTTTTACTTCTCTTAGTTTTGACTTTACCAGTCACATTACACTTGTTATTTTGGGGACTTGTTTCTTTAAAAGCACCAAAATACCAAGGTGAAATTCGATCAGAGAAACTTAATTCCAAAGCAACGGTCATTCGTGATGGAGTTGGGATTCCACATATTGTTGGAGAAGATGCCAAATCCGCTTATTTTGCGTTAGGTTTTACGATGGCACAAGATCGAATTTTCCAAATGGAATTACAAAGGAGGATTGGTAAAGGTGAACTCACTGAAATTTTTGGTGAAAAACTCATCCCTTCCGATCAGTTTTTGAAATCACTTTTGTTGAAACAAACAGCAGAGAATTATGCCAACCAAACAAAACATATTTACCCAGAGGCTTGGGAACAATTGGATTGGTTTTTGGAAGGAGTGAATCATTTTTTAGAAACAGAATCATTGCCTATCGAATATACAATCCTTGGAATCAAACCTAGGCCATTTGATCGAGTAGATGCAATTTCCTTTTTGTTTTATATGGGATTTTCTTTCGCAGAAGGGATTAAATCGGATAGTTTATACACGATCATGGAATCTGAGTTAGCGGGAAGATCGGCGAGTGAATTATTTCCAAGATATGATTTTGAGCCAAATGCTTCTATCTTAGAAACACAACCAGGTGTAAAAAAGCTAAGTGCAAACCAACCAAATCCTCCCAATGGAGGTTTGCATCTAAATCATCTTCCGAAGGAAAATTCCACACAGGGTAGTTTGGTTAAATCAAATCATGATGTTACCAATTTAAAACAACTTGTAACATTTGTGAGCTCTCTTTCTCTTCCGATTGAACCATTAGAAGGAAGTAATTCTTGGCTTGTTGCACCAAGTCGTTCCGCAAGTGGTGGTGCAGTTCTTGCGAACGATCCACATATTGCCTTATCAAACCCTGGTGCTTGGTATGAAGCGTATATAGAATACCCTGGTTATGAAAACTATGGTTACTTTTTATCCATCATCCCTTTTCCGCTCATTGCTCATAACCGTGACAAGGCTTGGGGACTAACCATGCTCGAACAAGATGATGTGAATTTGTACCAAGAAACCATTGAAACGGGCAAATACAAGTCTGGATCTAGTTGGAAAGATTTAACCTATTATAAAGATGAAATCAAACAAAAAGATGGTTCTACAATCCCATTTGAAATTCCAATTACAAACCATGGTCCGATCATCACCGAACACATCAAAGGTTACAAAGGACGTCCTGTTAGTTTGTATTGGGCCCACCACCACTTAGACAATCCATTATTAGATGTACTTTATAAAATGGGTAAATCTAAATCGTTCCAAGAATTGGATTCGGCTTCGTCGATGATAGGAGCCCCAGGCCTTAATTTTAGTTATGCGGATAAGGATGGAAACATCGCTTATTATGCAGTAGGAAGATTTCCAATTTTGAAAAGTGGAAATCCAAGGAAAATTTTAGAAGGTTCCACTGGGGAAAATGATGTCATTGGGTATGTTCCATCCAGGGACAATCCAAAGATCATCAATCCTAAAAATGGAATCATTGTTACAGCAAATAACTTGGTGACAACTGGTAGATTGCCAGGTTTAGGTAAACCAGAAGGGAATTGGCAACCACCTGATCGATTCCAAAGATTAGTTGGAATTTTAGAAACACAAGAAAAATGGAGTTTGGAAGAACTTGCGGCAATCCAAACTGACACAGTTTCTTCTTTTGCTCCAGAATATTTGGAAATTGTATTTTCATCAGTAAATGTTCCAAAGACGTTAGGTGGGAAAAAAGTTTTAGAAATCCTTAAGAATTGGAATTTCGAACATTTTCCAGAGTCCCAAGGGGCCGCTGTTTATGATGTGTTCTTTTATTTGACCATGAAAGAACTTCTCATTGATGAAATGGGTCCCGAACATTTTGAACTATATGGTGATATGGCGGAATATTGGAATGCTTACCGAAGGTTCATTCGAAATCCCCAATCCAATTATTGGGATGATTTGAGAACTCCTAATGTTGTCGAAACGAGAACTGATATCTTAAATCGTTCCATTGAAGAAACAGCAAAGTATTTGGAAAAACATGTGTCGGCTTCTCCAAGCCTTTGGAAATGGAAACACCTCTATCAAATCAAACACCCACACCCACTCGGCGTATTACCGTTGATTGGTGGAGTTTTTAATATTGGTCCAATGCCAAGTGCTGGTGGTGCAGAAGTTGTGAATAACCTTAAATACAAATTGATGAAGGAAGATTGGACAGCAGTTGCAGGACCATCCAAACGTAGGGTGATTGATTATGGAAGGTTTGAAGAATCTGTGACCCAACTTCCGATCGGGAATAGTGGGAATTTGGGCAGTCCATTTTATGGAAATTTAGTTGAAGATTATAATAATGGAGTCCATCGGAAAATCCTTTATTCGAAAAACCAAGTGGGAGATGGGAAGTATCGTTTAGAATTCCAACCAAAATAA